A genomic segment from Dietzia psychralcaliphila encodes:
- a CDS encoding biotin/lipoyl-binding carrier protein translates to MTEQVRAEMVANVMEVVAAVGTEVAEGDTIVLLESMKMEIPVLCETAGTVTEVAVAPGDVIQAGDLIAVIG, encoded by the coding sequence ATGACTGAACAGGTCCGTGCCGAGATGGTCGCGAACGTCATGGAGGTCGTCGCAGCCGTCGGCACAGAGGTCGCCGAGGGCGACACGATCGTGCTCCTGGAGTCGATGAAGATGGAGATCCCGGTGCTGTGCGAGACGGCCGGGACCGTCACCGAGGTGGCAGTCGCCCCCGGGGACGTCATCCAGGCCGGCGACCTCATCGCCGTCATCGGCTGA
- a CDS encoding ferredoxin reductase — protein sequence MTESNSGLNRVLRAAAARVPEPRAAHRFLNRLTHPLRVDDYSSLIYPLWSSRELRGEVVTVRREAEDTVTLVIKPGWGATPHYQPGQYLGIGVLLDGRWTWRSYSLTSAPTTGRGEYSVTVKALPEGLLSNHIVGTVEPGTIVRLAAPAGDFHLPTPTPSKLMFVTAGSGITPVMGMLRSLDRRSVTEPFPDVVHVHSVRERDDALFYDELRALEKTQPGYVLHLRVTSEEGRIDSRQMSALVPDWSERPTWACGPNAMLDELDEHFDATGREDLHVERFTVNRDAGASGGTVTFGSTGKTVELDGATTILEGGEKVGVQMPFGCRMGICQTCVVGLDEGHVRDLRNGTDHGPGERIQTCISVALGDVELKL from the coding sequence GTGACCGAGTCGAACAGCGGACTCAACCGTGTACTGCGGGCAGCGGCCGCGCGGGTTCCCGAACCACGGGCCGCGCACCGGTTCCTGAACCGCCTCACGCACCCGCTCCGGGTGGACGACTACTCGTCGCTCATCTATCCGCTGTGGTCCTCGCGAGAGCTCCGCGGGGAAGTGGTCACGGTGCGCCGTGAGGCCGAGGACACCGTCACTCTCGTCATCAAGCCCGGGTGGGGCGCCACCCCGCACTACCAGCCGGGTCAGTACCTGGGTATCGGCGTCCTCCTCGACGGTCGCTGGACCTGGCGTTCGTACTCCCTGACCTCCGCGCCCACCACCGGGCGCGGTGAGTACTCGGTGACGGTCAAGGCCCTGCCCGAGGGGCTGCTCAGTAACCACATCGTCGGCACCGTCGAACCCGGCACGATCGTCCGCCTCGCGGCGCCGGCGGGGGACTTCCACCTGCCCACACCGACCCCGTCCAAGTTGATGTTCGTCACCGCCGGGTCGGGCATCACCCCGGTCATGGGCATGCTCCGGTCCCTGGACCGTCGTTCGGTCACCGAGCCGTTCCCGGACGTCGTCCACGTGCACTCGGTACGCGAGCGGGACGACGCGCTCTTCTACGACGAGTTGCGCGCCCTCGAGAAGACCCAGCCCGGGTACGTCCTGCACCTGCGGGTCACCAGTGAGGAGGGCCGCATCGACTCCCGCCAGATGTCCGCCCTGGTCCCCGACTGGTCGGAGCGGCCGACCTGGGCGTGCGGGCCCAATGCGATGCTCGACGAGCTCGACGAGCACTTCGACGCCACCGGCCGCGAGGACCTCCACGTGGAGCGCTTCACGGTCAACCGGGACGCCGGGGCCTCGGGCGGGACCGTGACGTTCGGCTCGACCGGCAAGACCGTCGAGCTGGACGGCGCCACCACCATCCTCGAGGGCGGCGAGAAGGTGGGCGTGCAGATGCCGTTCGGCTGCCGGATGGGCATCTGCCAGACCTGCGTCGTGGGACTCGACGAGGGCCATGTCCGAGATCTGCGCAACGGGACGGATCACGGACCCGGCGAACGGATCCAGACGTGCATCTCGGTGGCGTTGGGAGACGTCGAGCTCAAGCTCTGA
- a CDS encoding WhiB family transcriptional regulator has translation MDWRHNAICRDEDPELFFPVGNSGPALAQIAEAKIVCNRCPVTAECLAWALESGQDAGVWGGMSEDERRALKRRRARTRTAV, from the coding sequence ATGGACTGGCGCCACAACGCAATCTGCCGCGACGAAGATCCCGAGCTGTTCTTCCCCGTCGGCAATTCCGGACCCGCCCTCGCCCAGATCGCCGAGGCGAAGATCGTCTGCAACCGTTGCCCCGTCACCGCCGAGTGCCTCGCCTGGGCCCTCGAGTCCGGCCAGGACGCTGGCGTCTGGGGCGGCATGAGCGAGGACGAGCGTCGCGCCCTCAAGCGTCGTCGCGCCCGCACCCGCACCGCGGTCTGA
- a CDS encoding DUF3107 domain-containing protein, with protein sequence MEVKIGIADSNRELVFKTGMNPEDVHARVEAALTAESKAVLELDDEKGRRYLVSTDRVAYVEIGESARRAVGFLS encoded by the coding sequence GTGGAGGTCAAGATCGGCATCGCCGACAGTAATCGCGAACTCGTGTTCAAGACCGGGATGAACCCGGAGGACGTGCACGCCCGCGTCGAGGCCGCGCTCACCGCGGAGAGCAAGGCCGTGTTGGAGCTGGACGACGAGAAGGGGCGTCGCTATCTCGTGTCGACCGACCGGGTCGCCTACGTCGAGATCGGGGAGTCGGCCCGCCGCGCGGTGGGGTTCCTCTCCTAG
- the aroA gene encoding 3-phosphoshikimate 1-carboxyvinyltransferase, whose protein sequence is MGDNDQVSHWNAPVAGTPVHAVVPVPGSKSLTNRALVLAALADAPARVSGTLRSRDTDLMIGALTALGTRIEGPSGPLAPGDTELVVTPGRLHGADVECGLAGTVMRFVPPVAALATGTSTFDGDPAARVRPQATVLDALRALGADVTGDSLPFSVSGAGSVRGGRVEMDASASSQFVSGLLLSAARFDDGLELVHVGRSGVPSGPHIEMTLAMLRESGVSVEHPTASSWRVAPGPISAVDRVVEPDLSNATPFLAAAAVTGGTVRVPRWPVSTTQPGDAIRGILRDMGASVTLETADGADHGTLVVVGPERLSPVDLDLSAIGELTPTVAALCALATGPSRLTGIAHLRGHETDRLAALAAELTAVGCGVTELDDGLEITPAPLHGAPWRAYADHRMATAGAIVGLVVPGVEVDDIDSTAKTMPGFTTMWAEMLAGRMT, encoded by the coding sequence ATGGGCGACAATGACCAGGTGAGTCATTGGAACGCTCCTGTCGCCGGCACGCCCGTCCACGCCGTGGTCCCGGTACCCGGGTCCAAGTCGCTGACCAACCGGGCCCTCGTCCTGGCTGCGCTGGCCGACGCCCCCGCCCGGGTGAGCGGGACCCTGCGCAGCCGGGACACCGACCTGATGATCGGGGCGCTCACCGCGCTCGGCACCCGGATCGAGGGCCCGTCGGGGCCGCTCGCGCCGGGCGACACCGAGCTGGTCGTCACGCCGGGGCGGTTGCACGGGGCGGACGTGGAGTGCGGCCTGGCCGGGACCGTCATGCGGTTCGTGCCCCCGGTGGCCGCACTCGCCACGGGCACCTCGACCTTCGACGGCGACCCGGCCGCGAGGGTGCGCCCCCAGGCCACTGTCCTGGACGCACTGCGTGCACTGGGCGCCGACGTCACCGGGGACAGCCTCCCGTTCTCCGTCTCCGGAGCGGGCTCCGTGCGTGGCGGCCGGGTCGAGATGGACGCCTCCGCGTCGTCGCAGTTCGTCTCCGGCCTCCTGCTCTCCGCCGCGCGGTTCGACGACGGGCTGGAGTTGGTCCACGTGGGCAGGTCCGGCGTCCCGTCCGGCCCGCACATCGAGATGACGCTGGCGATGCTGCGGGAATCCGGAGTGTCCGTCGAGCACCCCACCGCGTCGTCCTGGCGCGTGGCGCCCGGTCCGATCTCCGCCGTCGACCGGGTGGTGGAACCCGACCTGTCCAATGCCACCCCGTTCCTGGCCGCGGCCGCCGTCACCGGAGGGACCGTGCGCGTCCCGCGTTGGCCGGTCTCCACCACTCAGCCCGGGGACGCCATCCGCGGGATCCTCCGGGACATGGGCGCCTCCGTCACGCTCGAGACCGCTGACGGGGCGGACCACGGAACCCTCGTCGTCGTGGGGCCCGAACGACTGTCCCCCGTCGACCTGGACCTGTCGGCCATCGGTGAACTCACCCCCACGGTCGCCGCACTGTGCGCGCTCGCCACCGGCCCCTCGCGGCTGACCGGGATCGCGCACCTGCGCGGCCACGAGACCGATCGGCTCGCCGCGCTCGCCGCCGAACTCACCGCCGTGGGCTGCGGGGTCACCGAACTCGATGACGGCCTCGAGATCACGCCCGCCCCCCTCCACGGTGCACCGTGGCGCGCCTACGCCGACCACCGTATGGCCACCGCCGGCGCCATCGTCGGACTGGTCGTCCCGGGCGTCGAGGTGGACGACATCGACTCCACCGCCAAGACCATGCCCGGGTTCACCACGATGTGGGCCGAGATGCTCGCCGGGCGGATGACGTAA
- the rsrA gene encoding mycothiol system anti-sigma-R factor: MTREHDPRLDPIDCDAARRDLSLLVDLECDDACRSRLEHHLAGCPPCRELFLSERRLKAKLSRSCCEKAPSGLRERLMVEIRRTTVTTTDADGTTVVRQTTTVHRRDPH, from the coding sequence GTGACGAGAGAACACGACCCACGGCTGGATCCGATCGACTGTGACGCCGCCCGGCGCGACCTGTCCCTTCTCGTGGACCTCGAATGCGACGACGCCTGCCGCTCGAGGCTCGAGCACCACCTCGCCGGGTGCCCTCCCTGTCGTGAGCTCTTCCTGTCGGAGCGCCGGCTCAAGGCCAAGTTGTCCCGGTCATGCTGTGAGAAGGCGCCGTCGGGGTTGAGGGAACGACTCATGGTGGAGATCCGGCGCACCACCGTCACCACGACCGACGCAGACGGCACGACGGTGGTGCGCCAGACCACGACCGTCCACCGGCGTGACCCGCACTGA
- a CDS encoding PQQ-binding-like beta-propeller repeat protein, translating to MRTLRSGSGRRGLPFVDVPPERRTRRDLVTAGVIAVVMVLVAAAVLFSGSAARSELRGAESEQPEYGPATEPPTSLQPLWTHESAGTGPPLTTKGNLVTVSSDGTLVGRDAGSGEETWSYTHAGRFCAGAFYSDRLVAAFDGASGCSDVTALDPTRQVYESSRQSAFPDSMDLTGTWKHALAFSPDRLEIWRDDLVRTVEYGAVDAPQEAGMQPRTGCTLLTADLTDERFAVTERCPGDDSVRLTLSETVPEDNRRPEEIASGPTGADGLWIIEVTDQGVLALRNQGPDWTVEWFSSPTEHSTVLVLNGEPALPPSPETVSGDGDQVRWFDGRSTHAFDGPSGVYSWTVVDSTGPGLTGGWSPDPEAHADGEWVLVPVTGGIALLDHDSGREDRRLAGTPTQGAGVTGLAQIGDILYERHAGEIRAYKLVA from the coding sequence GTGCGCACACTCAGGAGCGGTTCCGGCCGCCGCGGTCTGCCGTTCGTCGACGTCCCCCCCGAGCGCAGGACGCGACGAGACCTCGTCACCGCCGGGGTCATCGCCGTGGTCATGGTGCTGGTGGCGGCCGCCGTGCTCTTCTCCGGGAGCGCGGCCCGGTCTGAGCTGCGTGGCGCGGAATCGGAGCAGCCCGAGTACGGCCCGGCGACCGAGCCCCCCACGTCGCTGCAGCCGCTCTGGACGCACGAGTCCGCCGGCACCGGGCCCCCGCTCACCACCAAGGGCAATCTCGTCACCGTGTCCTCCGACGGAACGCTCGTCGGACGCGACGCGGGATCCGGCGAGGAGACCTGGTCGTACACGCACGCCGGCCGGTTCTGTGCCGGGGCGTTCTACTCCGATCGGCTCGTGGCCGCGTTCGACGGTGCCTCGGGATGCAGTGACGTGACGGCCCTCGACCCGACCCGACAGGTGTACGAGAGCTCCAGGCAGAGCGCGTTCCCGGACTCGATGGACCTCACCGGTACGTGGAAGCACGCTCTCGCGTTCAGCCCGGACCGGCTGGAGATCTGGCGCGACGACCTGGTCCGGACCGTCGAGTACGGGGCCGTGGACGCACCGCAGGAGGCGGGGATGCAGCCCCGCACCGGGTGCACCCTCCTGACCGCCGATCTGACCGACGAGCGCTTCGCCGTGACGGAGCGCTGCCCCGGGGACGACTCCGTCAGACTGACGCTCTCGGAGACCGTTCCCGAGGACAACCGCAGACCGGAGGAGATCGCCTCGGGCCCGACCGGTGCCGACGGCCTGTGGATCATCGAGGTGACCGATCAGGGGGTCCTCGCACTCCGGAACCAGGGCCCCGACTGGACCGTCGAGTGGTTCAGCTCCCCCACCGAGCACTCGACCGTCCTCGTCCTGAACGGTGAGCCGGCTCTGCCCCCGTCACCCGAGACCGTCTCCGGGGACGGCGATCAGGTCAGGTGGTTCGACGGTCGTTCCACGCACGCCTTCGACGGGCCGTCCGGGGTGTACTCGTGGACGGTGGTGGACTCGACCGGTCCCGGCCTCACCGGGGGCTGGTCCCCCGACCCCGAGGCCCATGCGGACGGCGAGTGGGTCCTCGTGCCGGTCACCGGCGGGATCGCGCTCCTCGACCACGACTCCGGGCGGGAGGATCGACGCCTCGCCGGGACGCCGACACAGGGAGCGGGCGTCACGGGGCTCGCGCAGATCGGCGACATCCTGTACGAACGCCACGCCGGGGAGATCCGCGCGTACAAGCTCGTCGCCTGA
- a CDS encoding 50S ribosomal protein bL37, whose product MGKRGRKRRDRRKKNANHGKRPNS is encoded by the coding sequence ATGGGCAAGCGTGGCCGCAAGAGGCGGGATCGCCGCAAGAAGAACGCCAACCACGGCAAGCGTCCGAACAGCTGA
- a CDS encoding SOS response-associated peptidase, with translation MCGRFSLSSDPARLAVELDAVDEASAPPPGLWPDQAPGSPRFNIAPTTTIPALVLDSPRERLDDPAASRRILRSMRWGLVPSWARDPGKLPTLFNARVETAFEKPSFRSAVARRHCVIPMDGWYEWVPGEPAVPGGRAGPKQPFHMSLPGDQGLLMAGLWEARRDPGDETVTQLSCTILTTEALGPLRRVHDRMPLVVHPAVVSDWLDPSVIGDPRALVAGAGGDLGQWAESVEIRPVSRAVSNVRNEGPELVRPVDPTAGMLF, from the coding sequence ATGTGTGGACGGTTCTCGCTCTCCTCGGATCCGGCGCGGCTCGCGGTGGAGCTCGACGCCGTCGACGAGGCGTCCGCACCGCCCCCGGGGCTGTGGCCCGACCAGGCCCCGGGCTCGCCGCGGTTCAACATCGCGCCCACCACCACCATCCCGGCCCTCGTCCTGGACTCCCCGCGCGAACGCCTCGACGACCCCGCGGCCTCCCGGCGGATCCTGCGCTCGATGCGCTGGGGCCTGGTCCCGTCGTGGGCCAGGGATCCGGGGAAGCTACCGACGCTCTTCAACGCGCGGGTCGAGACGGCGTTCGAGAAGCCTTCGTTCCGCTCCGCCGTGGCCAGGCGGCACTGCGTGATCCCGATGGACGGCTGGTACGAGTGGGTGCCGGGCGAGCCCGCGGTGCCGGGCGGGAGGGCGGGGCCCAAGCAGCCCTTCCACATGAGTCTGCCTGGCGATCAGGGCCTGCTCATGGCCGGTCTGTGGGAGGCGCGGCGCGATCCGGGGGACGAGACCGTCACGCAGCTGTCGTGCACGATCCTCACCACCGAGGCGCTGGGACCCCTGCGCCGGGTCCACGACCGGATGCCACTGGTGGTGCACCCCGCCGTGGTGTCGGACTGGCTCGACCCCTCGGTGATCGGAGACCCCCGGGCCCTGGTCGCCGGGGCCGGCGGCGACCTGGGGCAGTGGGCCGAGTCGGTGGAGATCAGGCCCGTCTCACGCGCGGTATCCAATGTCCGGAACGAGGGCCCGGAACTGGTCCGGCCGGTGGACCCGACCGCCGGCATGCTCTTCTAG
- the rsgA gene encoding ribosome small subunit-dependent GTPase A has product MAGRRGGSDARGWDESDIRFRPGKGSRPRTKRRPTHSDAAAAMVVSVDRGRWGCVLLDDGPDHVAGTRIVTMRARELGRTPIVVGDHVGVVGDLTGTRDTLSRIVRVEDRSTVLRRTADDSDPYERVVVANAELLLIVVAVADPPPRAGFVARALVAAYTGGLTPVLCLTKGDLDDPSVFAAEFEALDVPVLTTGIDDDLDALHERIDGRISAMIGHSGVGKSTLVNRLIPDAHRATGVVSGVGKGRHTSTQSVALALGTGGWVVDTPGIRSFGLAHVSPDDVVASFSDLHEIAQDCPRGCTHQGPPADPECSFDAVTDPAAHRRALAVRELLGVLQSNDQWALGTDQD; this is encoded by the coding sequence ATGGCTGGCAGGCGGGGCGGCAGCGACGCGCGCGGCTGGGACGAGTCCGACATCCGTTTCCGGCCGGGAAAGGGATCCAGGCCACGCACCAAACGCCGGCCGACCCATTCCGACGCCGCGGCCGCGATGGTGGTCAGCGTCGACCGCGGCCGGTGGGGGTGTGTGCTCCTGGACGACGGCCCGGACCACGTCGCCGGCACCCGGATCGTCACCATGCGGGCCCGGGAGCTGGGCCGTACACCGATCGTCGTGGGTGACCACGTCGGCGTGGTGGGCGACCTCACCGGTACCCGGGACACCCTGTCGAGGATCGTCCGGGTGGAGGACCGGAGCACGGTGCTGCGCCGGACCGCCGACGACTCCGACCCGTACGAGCGGGTGGTGGTGGCGAACGCCGAACTGCTGCTGATCGTGGTCGCGGTCGCGGACCCCCCGCCGCGGGCCGGCTTCGTCGCCCGTGCTCTCGTGGCGGCTTACACCGGAGGGTTGACACCGGTGCTCTGCCTGACCAAGGGGGATCTCGACGACCCGTCGGTCTTCGCCGCCGAGTTCGAGGCGCTCGACGTCCCCGTGCTCACAACGGGGATCGACGACGACCTGGACGCGCTACACGAGCGGATCGACGGCCGGATCTCCGCCATGATCGGCCACTCGGGGGTCGGCAAGTCCACGCTCGTCAACCGGCTGATCCCCGACGCCCACCGGGCCACCGGCGTGGTCTCCGGGGTGGGCAAGGGGAGGCACACGTCCACCCAGTCGGTGGCCCTGGCACTCGGGACGGGCGGCTGGGTGGTGGACACCCCGGGGATCCGCAGCTTCGGCCTCGCGCACGTGTCCCCCGACGACGTGGTGGCGTCGTTCTCGGACCTGCACGAGATCGCGCAGGACTGTCCCCGGGGCTGCACCCACCAGGGACCGCCCGCGGACCCCGAGTGCAGTTTCGACGCCGTCACCGACCCCGCCGCACATCGCCGCGCCCTCGCGGTCCGCGAGCTGCTCGGCGTCCTGCAGTCCAACGACCAGTGGGCGCTGGGAACGGATCAGGACTGA
- a CDS encoding sigma-70 family RNA polymerase sigma factor codes for MRTAVLDAPGVRIDSGPSTGEEYRLPTELQPDESDQRAEQFEELAMPLLDQLYGAALRMTRNPADAEDLVQEAYAKAYAGFHSFKPGTNFRAWMHRILTNAYINHYRKRQRQPAQYPTEEITDWQLAAAAEHTSTGLRSAEVEAMELLPDDEIRSALAQLPEEFRMAVYYADVQDLPYKEIAEIMDTPLGTVMSRLHRGRKQLRELLRDVATERGFGRDRTEGAK; via the coding sequence ATGCGGACCGCGGTCCTCGACGCCCCCGGCGTGCGGATAGACTCCGGGCCATCGACAGGTGAGGAGTACCGGTTGCCGACCGAGTTGCAGCCCGACGAGTCCGACCAACGCGCCGAACAGTTCGAGGAGTTGGCTATGCCGCTCCTCGACCAGTTGTACGGTGCCGCGCTGCGGATGACCCGCAACCCGGCCGATGCGGAGGATCTGGTGCAGGAGGCGTACGCCAAGGCGTATGCGGGGTTCCATTCCTTCAAGCCCGGCACGAACTTCCGGGCCTGGATGCACCGCATCCTCACCAACGCCTACATCAACCACTACCGCAAGCGGCAGCGCCAACCCGCCCAGTATCCGACCGAGGAGATCACCGACTGGCAGTTGGCGGCGGCGGCCGAGCACACCTCCACGGGCCTGCGTTCGGCGGAGGTGGAGGCGATGGAGCTGTTGCCGGACGACGAGATCCGGTCCGCTCTGGCCCAGCTCCCGGAGGAGTTCCGGATGGCGGTGTACTACGCCGACGTCCAGGACCTGCCCTACAAGGAGATCGCCGAGATCATGGACACCCCGCTGGGGACGGTGATGTCACGCCTCCACAGGGGCCGCAAGCAGCTCCGCGAGTTGCTCCGGGACGTGGCGACCGAGCGTGGCTTCGGGCGTGACAGGACGGAGGGCGCGAAGTGA
- a CDS encoding DEAD/DEAH box helicase: MATTTAVVDAPSSDSSPSFAELGVRPEIVTALGERGITHTFAIQELTLPLALAGSDLIGQARTGMGKTYGFGVPLLHRISTGEVTRELDGTPRALIIVPTRELCVQVTQDLKIAATGLTAPSGSGTRPLKVLAIYGGTPYEQQTDALEKGVDVVVGTPGRLLDLANQSKLVLGKVEVLVLDEADEMLDLGFLPDIEKLLRMVPDQRQTMLFSATMPGPIITLARTFLTKPTHIRAEAADSGATHENTTQYVYRAHSMDKPEVVSRILQADGRGATMVFCRTKRTAQKLADDLAERGFRVGAIHGDLGQGAREKSLKAFRSGDVDVLVATDVAARGIDVDDVTHVINYQCPEDEKTYVHRIGRTGRAGRKGVAVTLVDWDDLPRWGLIDKALGLGHGEPAETYSTSPHLRAELGIPEGAGGRVGAATGTGSGRRPADRDSRGSGRESGGGSGARRRTRTGGSSPQAQSPAAGATSATDAGSGGDAGGDPGSDSAPSGDGAPRRRRRRRRPSSTSDSSGRD, translated from the coding sequence ATGGCCACGACGACCGCCGTCGTCGACGCCCCGTCCTCCGACTCCTCCCCCAGCTTCGCCGAACTCGGTGTCCGACCCGAGATCGTCACCGCGCTCGGAGAGCGCGGCATCACCCACACCTTCGCCATCCAGGAGCTCACCCTCCCACTTGCGCTGGCGGGTTCGGACCTCATCGGCCAGGCCCGTACGGGTATGGGTAAGACCTACGGTTTCGGTGTCCCCCTCCTGCACCGCATCTCGACGGGCGAGGTGACCCGGGAGCTCGACGGCACGCCGCGCGCCCTCATCATCGTCCCCACCCGTGAGCTGTGCGTTCAGGTCACCCAGGACCTCAAGATCGCCGCCACCGGGCTCACCGCGCCCAGCGGGTCGGGGACCCGCCCGCTCAAGGTACTGGCCATCTACGGCGGCACCCCCTACGAGCAGCAGACCGACGCCCTGGAGAAGGGCGTCGACGTGGTGGTGGGCACCCCCGGCCGTCTGCTCGACCTGGCCAACCAGTCGAAGTTGGTGCTCGGCAAAGTCGAGGTCCTGGTCCTCGACGAGGCCGACGAGATGCTCGACCTGGGCTTCCTGCCGGACATCGAGAAGCTGCTCAGAATGGTCCCGGACCAGCGGCAGACCATGCTCTTCTCGGCCACCATGCCGGGGCCGATCATCACCCTGGCCCGCACCTTCCTCACCAAGCCCACGCATATCCGGGCGGAGGCCGCCGACTCCGGCGCCACGCACGAGAACACCACCCAGTACGTCTACCGGGCGCATTCCATGGACAAGCCCGAGGTGGTCTCGCGGATCCTCCAGGCCGACGGGCGCGGTGCCACCATGGTCTTCTGCCGCACCAAGCGCACGGCCCAGAAGCTGGCCGACGACCTGGCCGAGCGCGGCTTCCGTGTGGGGGCGATCCACGGCGACCTGGGCCAGGGCGCGCGCGAGAAGTCGCTGAAGGCGTTCCGCTCCGGGGACGTCGACGTCCTCGTGGCGACCGATGTCGCGGCGCGCGGTATCGACGTCGACGACGTCACCCACGTCATCAACTACCAGTGCCCCGAGGACGAGAAGACCTATGTGCACCGGATCGGCCGTACCGGTCGGGCCGGGCGCAAGGGGGTCGCGGTCACGCTCGTGGACTGGGACGACCTGCCCCGCTGGGGACTCATCGACAAGGCACTCGGCCTGGGCCACGGAGAACCCGCCGAGACCTACTCGACGTCCCCGCACCTGCGCGCCGAGCTCGGCATCCCCGAGGGCGCGGGTGGTCGTGTCGGGGCCGCGACTGGAACAGGGTCCGGTCGGCGCCCGGCGGACCGTGATTCCCGCGGATCGGGTCGCGAATCCGGGGGCGGATCCGGCGCTCGTCGTCGCACCCGGACCGGTGGTTCCTCACCCCAGGCGCAGTCCCCTGCCGCCGGGGCAACCTCCGCCACCGACGCCGGCTCCGGCGGTGACGCCGGTGGTGACCCAGGTTCCGATTCCGCGCCCTCCGGGGACGGTGCCCCGCGTCGTCGGCGTCGACGTCGTCGCCCCTCGTCGACCTCCGACTCCTCCGGCCGGGACTGA
- a CDS encoding DUF6912 family protein yields MRLFIPATLAMLETLLDGGEMPVRSATAFAATPALVESYAQGDTEEIEHVAFLEAARASLRLLGGEIDAGAAHDAHPYRRVVVSVDVPDADAEPRPDLDTAVVRLTRGTVTMAEVAAVHVDLAGAAGPVEAAVEAVDRADLGDEDAELTVGDALDLDLAWYDAAELPFLLNLL; encoded by the coding sequence ATGCGTCTGTTCATCCCTGCCACGCTCGCGATGCTGGAGACCCTGCTCGACGGTGGGGAGATGCCCGTGCGCAGCGCGACCGCGTTCGCGGCGACCCCCGCACTCGTCGAGTCGTACGCCCAGGGGGACACGGAGGAGATCGAGCACGTGGCGTTCCTCGAGGCCGCACGTGCCTCCCTCCGATTGCTGGGGGGTGAGATCGACGCCGGGGCCGCGCACGATGCGCACCCGTACCGCCGGGTGGTGGTGAGCGTGGACGTCCCCGACGCGGACGCGGAGCCGCGGCCGGACCTGGACACCGCGGTCGTGCGCCTGACCCGGGGGACCGTGACGATGGCCGAGGTCGCGGCCGTCCACGTGGACCTCGCGGGTGCGGCCGGGCCCGTCGAGGCCGCGGTCGAGGCGGTGGATCGCGCCGACCTGGGGGACGAGGACGCGGAACTCACCGTGGGGGACGCGCTCGACCTCGATCTCGCCTGGTACGACGCCGCGGAACTACCGTTCCTGTTGAATCTGCTCTGA
- a CDS encoding aminoacyl-tRNA deacylase: MNGKRVKQGRSDSAATPAIAALRAAGVDHAVHTYETAGGAFGDEAARVMGERLGVDAARVLKTLVLATARPPAGTRTPLAVAVLPVTARLDLKAAAAALSCGKVSLAPVDVAEKTTGYVVGGVSPLGQKRPLATVVDRSALDHPTILCSAGRRGWEIELAPADLVDLTGATTAAIASR, translated from the coding sequence ATGAACGGGAAGCGCGTGAAACAGGGCAGGTCCGACTCTGCGGCGACCCCCGCGATCGCCGCCCTCCGGGCCGCCGGGGTCGACCACGCGGTGCACACCTACGAGACGGCCGGCGGGGCGTTCGGCGACGAGGCCGCGCGCGTGATGGGCGAGCGACTCGGGGTCGACGCCGCCAGGGTCCTCAAGACGCTCGTGCTCGCCACCGCCCGACCACCGGCCGGAACGCGGACCCCACTGGCGGTCGCGGTCCTGCCGGTCACGGCGAGGCTGGACCTCAAGGCGGCCGCCGCCGCACTGTCCTGTGGAAAGGTCTCGCTCGCGCCCGTCGACGTCGCGGAGAAGACCACCGGGTACGTGGTCGGCGGGGTGTCTCCCCTTGGCCAGAAGAGGCCTCTGGCGACCGTGGTCGACCGTTCCGCGTTGGATCACCCCACGATCCTGTGCAGTGCCGGCCGTCGCGGGTGGGAGATCGAACTCGCGCCCGCCGACCTCGTCGACCTCACGGGTGCCACGACGGCGGCGATCGCCTCCCGGTGA